From Clarias gariepinus isolate MV-2021 ecotype Netherlands chromosome 18, CGAR_prim_01v2, whole genome shotgun sequence:
ttttttgtaggaaattataaaacatagatttttttcattaaataaataataataaagaactgTTCAATTGCATTAAATAAATTGCATAGTTTTCCTGAATCATTATTATTCTCATGATCACTTTTTTAATGGCCttaatgtgtatacagtatggtgTAGGTTTGGTcacataaaattatttaaactgtaatttaaaattacaattacaaagaATTCACCTtgattccaaaaaaaaagagaacaacaaaatattattaaagaaaatatagtGGTGGGGCGAAAAAGAGTTTTTCCCcttactgatatatatatatatatatatatatatatatatatatatatatatatatatatatattgcatgtttgtccactttaatgtttcagatcattaagtacagtttttttattattaagtaaaaaaacaaaatggacactcatccaaagcacaccagcaagtccacttctgaaggctaaagaaaaacaaaatgaagactttggagagtcctagtcaaagtcctgacctgaatccaattgagacgctgtggcatgaccttgaAAAGGTGTCCTTGCTCGAAAAAACTCCAGTGTGGCTAAATtacaaaaattttttacacagggctatgtagttttaaattatgttcttcttttatgataaaaaccttcatttaaagctgcatgatgtgtttactttgtgttatctttgactaatatttacatttgtttgatgatctgaaacattaaagtgggacaaacatgaaaaaaaaaaagaagtcagtagggggcaaacactttttcacaccactctATCACAGTGAGTATCATCTGAATGAGTAAcataatgattataaaaaagtCAAGGAGTATGTTTGCCACACAGGTTACATAAATAGGATTAAAGATTTAGATAAACAGaatatattattttgaaatctatatggaaaaaaaatatatttgcatcCGCTAATGTTGTGCAAATTATGAACGCCACAGATTGTCTTCAGCCTTCAGAGATcaacagatacagtatataatattataaatttgttgataaaatatacagtagatcaaaGATTTTTATGCAATTACAATCAAGtgctgcaaacacacactgactaacCTTAATAGTTAGAACAGATGAAGTTGAGTGTGTTGCTCTGAGGCAGGCTGATCCACTGCTGCTCTCCTCCAGACTGAACTGCTCCGGTTCTCTCCTCATTTGTACAGTTTTCGAACCCTGTCCCGTTCCCCAGGGCCCAGTCCTGGAAGCAGATCGTCTCTCCAGTCACCCAGTACCAGGAGCCCAGAGTGCAGGTGTGACGCAGGCCGAGCCACACGTGTTCAGTGGAGGCGTTTCGAGCCACTTCCTTCACCCAGAGCTGCATCTCCTGAGTGAGCACTGAGACCAGGTCATAATGATTGTTCCTGCAGTATCTCAGAGCTTCTTTCCAGGTCAGATTCTGCTTGATCAATACAAATTTATCTGAAAATAGATGAACATATGTTTTAGTAGACACATGTATTCCAACATCTTAACAATGTATAATAGATACAATGTTTAATGCTGCAGTATGTGTTacatttaagaatttattttttacttacataaaaacacaaaagataGGTCAAAATGTGTCAAATAAATCTAgggactaaataaataaatatacatgccGAATAAGTGTAGTGTAACTCACTCTCATGGTGGCAGATGAACGGGAGGTTTTCTGTACAGTCCACATCACTCCAGTAGAGTTGATCAGACACGTTGACTGCAGtacattttaaatctttactGGGTTTGTTTAAGCTCCAGTATCTGAATGAGGAATTACTCTGATCTGACCACGTCCAGGAGTCATTAAACAGACCAATCCAAACATAATCATTAGGGGAATTCTCTCTTACATTCTTGATGTTCTCGTTCTCAGTTTGGTTTCTCACACTGATCAGGTCGATGTAGTTCTTTCTGCAGTAGGTCTGAGCATCACGCCAGGTCTTCGTCTGATTAATCAATGTGTATCTActattttttgctttattttatgagaaaaaaaaaaaacttatctaaATTAGATGTCGGCCAAAAGATCAAAGACCACAAATAATACACAAAACTCACCCAAGTACTTTTTCTGAATCTTaggctttttaatttttttgcttttacatcATCTTGCAAGTTCTTACCTTCATAACACACAAAATTTTGtgatttgtcacacttgtaatCATGCCATGACCCATCCTTCTTCATCCCAACACAGTACTCATCGTTCCCTTGGTTGTCTGGTTGACCACTACTCCAGTTTCTGTAAGTGTCTCCATCTCTGTAGAAAGTTTGGTCTGCCAGAGACCACTGCCATCTCCCAGTGTCTCCTCTCTGTAGACCGATCCAAGCTTGGTTTACAGTTTCCATCTTCAGTGTGTTATTCAGCTTCATCATCTCTTCCATGTTGTTGATGGAGGCGAGATCAGTGTATTTCTGTCTGCAGTAAGTCTGAGCTTCACTCCAGGTTTTATTCTCATTCACAAAGTGATAGCGATGAGGAATATATGTCTCTGTACCACATGCTGCAGCGtgaaaatacagtaatacaataataatattaataaataaatattgatgcTGTCCCAGAAAACAACAAAAGTCATAAATATAGATCTAGCTTCTCACAAATTAACACAAATCAACCATGTTaaccaacacatcaacacataaCTTATAGTGCACACAACACTGACCTGAGGAGAACAGGAAAACCAAAACCCATTTATGACTCATGCCTGTAAATAAACACATGCTTTGTTAAATCAATACTTAAGAAAGTCATAAACATTGTTTCATATCTGATGAATTGCTTGTGCCTTTATGTACCAAATatcctactgtttttttttttacattagatgTTACCTTGTTTGTTTATCTTGTGTACAGGTGGAGATGATATGATGGTGTTTGTAATTGCATGTAAAAAGGTATAAAACAGTATCATACTTTTGTGGCAATGAGTCAAAAGCAACATGATGATAAACAGGGGTGGGGTTTAAATGATTACATCATTGTTAGTTTAATGGGATTTGTAGTACAGTGTCTAGTCCTATGAACTCTCTTCCCCAGCAGAGCTCTGACCCCTCCTTCTGACACaccataacattttattttgtcttttttttctcacgtCAAGCTGAATCTCTTGAAGGGTAAAAATAATATGTGTTCTCTTTTAAACAAATCTCTGTTGGTCTTTTCATGGTACTGCAAAAAAAGTACATGCAGATGAGTAGATAGATGTTCAGGAGACACACAGTGATCAAAAATGGGGAAAATGATAGAATAgatccaaaagaaaaaaaagggacagaCAAACCACATTTTACCATATTTTATACGATGTCTATCCACAAACagtataaatacaatattttctgtattaaaatTATACTCTTTAGTCTGAgctacatttatattaaatatgatttCAAGTGAAGCATGTGTTctgggaaataaaataaaataatgaaataacacTAATTTCCACTACATCTAGGTCTGGTACATACAACACAAACAATCTCTTACTCTGGTTATTACAGTAGATTGTGCATTACTGCTAAATATACGTGTAATAAAGCACtgttataattatttgtttaaaaagtattaaaaaatgtactcaACTACAAGTATATAAACAAATTCTTTATCCATACCTGTAACGTTCTTCATGGACCGGAGCAGTGAATATTATAAATCCTCCAGTCCTTctgttcttcttcctttttcaccTTCTGCTCCTGACCTGGACAAGTTCAGTTATATCCCTGTCCTCTTTTTTAACTCCTCCcactttattttccttattttttacttgtttccTTATTAATCAGCAGTAGCATTGAGCTGACGGTGTTGTTAAACAGGAAGCATCAACCACTTTGCATGAGGCACGATGAACTGGGGACCCAATGACAAATATCCTTCTTTCTCTCATCTCTAGATGAGTGACAGTTATAGCAACTGAGCCAGAAATCAGGAAGCTTACAGTATAAGGATGTTTTGTGGGGATTTTATGTAAAGTTGAtttgaatatatattaaaatcatATAAGTAAGACCATTGGGTTTTTTCAGAAAGACGCTTTTGTGTAAATTTCACGTTTGAACAGAGATTAAATAGCGacacacattaacattaaagtCACACCTGTGGACCAAGAGGTcgtttgttttgtaaatgttttattcatctCCATATGccagtatattatattttacatgtaataatacatttacacagCATGTTACACACACTATGTATGTAGCACATGGTACATAATGCACACGTCTTTATTTTTTAGGGTTGAACTACTTAGTGAAGTAAAAAGAGAGAGTCTGAgagtctgttttctttttcagactgttacaaacatttcacatttttggTAAAATTTGACAAAGATTTACAAATGAGCATGGTCCATTTTTAAGGCAACATTCACAACATAATTCTGTAACACatttaataaagaatatttCTGCCTACTTTTAGTATACAGACATTGACTACTCTTACAGAGTTAACTCCTGGTTTTATTCATCTAAATTCTCACAAattaatacacaaataaaagaaaatgatgatCACACAAATGtaacattaattataaacaCATGAACAGACACAACTTATAGTGCAGACAGCACTGACCTGAGAAGGACAGGATAACCAAAACCCATTTATGCCTCATGactgtaaataaacacattttattatatttatacttttaactcattttatcttttttaaataaacaaataattttggctttttattattacttaagaGAGTAATAAACATTGCTTCTTTTCTGCTTCTATTTagttttctacagtatatatctgacttgctgttttagtttttttcacattaaacattacctggttTGTTTACCTTATATACAGGTAAAGACGAAGGGGCGGTGTTTGTAATTGCTGTGTAAAAAGGTGTAAAAATGTATCATACTTTTGTAACTAATGGAACAAGCAGTTATGTTTTGCAAAACAACATGGTGCTAAAAAGTATTTGGGTTTGAACAAATACATGATCACAAGGTAACTGGATATTCTTCTACAGAGTCTACTCATTCTCACTCACgtctatattgctttattttgtatacagagtcacggggacctgtagcctatcccaggaaacgaggcggggtacaccctggacagggtgccaatctatcgcagagcacacacacatacacacacttacatgctcatttacacactacgggcaattcgggagcaccaattagcctaacctacatgtgtttagactgtgggaggaaaccgaagtgcctggaggaaacccaccaagcacaggacagaactccatgcagacagagacgggaattgagtctggctgggaatcaaacacagaccctggaggtgcaaggcgacagtgctaaccactacaccaccgtgccccCCTCTACAAAGTCtagtcaaataaaaaattaatttaatcttttaaataagGATAAGCTGAAGTTATATTAAATATGAGTTCAGTTAAAAAACATAttctaaaaaattaaatgagttAATCAaagtgttcagttttattcaagTGATTGAGATAAACATGAGCTCACAAACTATGGTTGAGAATCACCTAAGCCTCTTCTGTCACACCCAGTGATACACTTTTCTACATGTATAGGTATGGTACATAGCAACACACCTTGTATACcctattaatttaaaaaaagcaaaccaactaagaaaaatgtcaaaattattacaaacacCTTCAATCAAATGACAGCACTAGAATATAAGAGAAATGCTGTTATTTTACAGACTATTCCAAAATTTATAAGATCAAACACCTTCAAGTAAAGCAACACAATTTTACAATAGAAATCCTGTTATTTCACGGATTTGTAATACATTCTTATGAACTCATATATTCAATAAAGTGTTAACAAAAGTTAaggttgtaataaatatttttatattggaATGCAACATAACAATGACCTGAAGAACTGtgacataatataatataagtataataatacaaaatacaataattccttattacaattaatacaataaaaacacaagtaTTACAGTGCAAtcctaaaatgaaaaacaaaatgtaatatttagacTTTAGTGCTGTAACAATGAAATATTCTCTCTCATGAacttttacaaaactttatattCAAATAAAGTATAACTACATACTTTTTTTAACTATagcttttttattcttctttcttgtgaataaaatgtaaaatataccaCCAAATGTCAATTAATTTGCAGCAAAATACAGTAGACCCAAGAAAGAATAATGATTTaccaaatagaaaaaaacaacaactagaTCCTTGGTTTATAGGTTgattgaaaaagagaaaaaaaattgacacaAAACGATCAAAGACAAGGATAAGCacaccaagttttttttttttttttttttttgtaaaagattTACTAAACACATAGTAAAATTCGTCCAAGAATGGAATCAAGGAcagtagaaaaaagaaaaggaactttcagttttatttttaatatagccGGTGCCATAAGCAATCATAAATTAAAGGTAATGATAAttaatgtttcatgttttttttttatttcatattttacttcatcatTTTACTTgatgaagtaaaatattttatataaaagtaaaatatatttactttttacatttacttacttCATTTTACTGCCTTTTCCGaatgttttgatgtttttgtgCAACAAATTTGATCATGatgttgaaaattggtaattacaaatacaaacacaataaTGTTTCACAATACACAATTCCACCTTAGGAACTCGACTCTagaacagattaaatttatATGTCGaagtactatttttttttgtggaaccttggattgcaagcataattgttctgaaagtgtgcttgtatattaaaatactcgtaaatcaaagcaaatttccccataagagaTTATAAAAGCTcagattattcattccacaccccaaaaaatatatatatttatataaataattaatacaaaatataaagttaaaattaaaaaaatgaaaaaaaataaagtaaatgccaacagataagtgtttccattagtgtttGTATGTGGGCACACGCTGTGtaccgtatgtgtgtgtgtgtgtgtgcacgcatgtatgcgtgtgtgtgtttgtgtgtgaagctaaagaaaaagaagaggagaaatGACAACTTCCCCTTTCCCTACtcttgtcttacacacacacacacacacacacacacacacacacacactattgacCTTCGACTGCGCACACCCACTAATGGAGTTACTActgtaaaatcaaaataaaaccaattaacctgcactttatttttgaaaatccTTATGTCCGAATACGCAGGTCTAGAGTAAAAAGCTGATGGCTGGATTGCCCTGATGACATCAcagttaatattttatgtagGCTTTAGAATAAAAGTCattacaacaaaataaaaaaaaaactttttattattatttttaaggtttacaatgtgtgcatgtgtgctgcACTTAGTATCAGTCTTTTGCATTTTGTGATTTTGTTACGATACGCCAGGTCATGCCCACGTCTCCAGACAAGCCATGCTCACCTGCTCCTCCAAtccacactccactccactcttTTCCTTTTGCCGCCTCAATCCTCGCTTTCTGCACACCTGTTCTCTGTCTTACTTTATCACCTCTGCCTATTTAAACTCATCATCAAGCAACCTTTCTCTGCCAAATTATTGCATGCTCATAGCccagttttctctttttcacgCTTCTCGCCTCATGGATTAAACCTGTTCGCTATACTGACTGACCTCCTGGCTTTGATCTCCCGCTTCCCCTTCACCACCACGAACCTGTCTAGCCCGCAGGATTTATTACAACACAAACCGCAGGTATGCGCTTCAGCAATTAGAGCTTTTCTCTTCATCGCTTCTGTCCGCAACTGCCTATATGCTGCATGTTGGATGCCGCATGCACCTTGTCACTCTGATCTCCAGTGCCCCCGTTCATCACCACCCTCATTGAATATACAAGCTTCTCGTTTTCTCTAACCAGGGTATTccacattaaattaattaaaactcaGTTTAGTTGTTGTGTTTGCTTTTGCGTCCTCCAAGCCTGCTGACATGGACCAGCCATGACAGATTTACATTCTTTAAAGGCATGATGCAGCCTACAGCCTTGTCACTATGGAatttaaatacttaataaaaaaaaaagaaaaatgacttCTTATACATATATTGAGATATAGTTTATTTGAGATATTAATTCCAGAAGTGATTACATGGCATATTCAGTAAAAGACCAATTGACCGATTTAATATGAGAGGTATAAAGAAACCAAAAAccctgcaaaaaaatatatatacatattaaattTGTAGGAAATTAT
This genomic window contains:
- the LOC128506354 gene encoding macrophage mannose receptor 1-like is translated as MSHKWVLVFLFSSACGTETYIPHRYHFVNENKTWSEAQTYCRQKYTDLASINNMEEMMKLNNTLKMETVNQAWIGLQRGDTGRWQWSLADQTFYRDGDTYRNWSSGQPDNQGNDEYCVGMKKDGSWHDYKCDKSQNFVCYEAKNSRYTLINQTKTWRDAQTYCRKNYIDLISVRNQTENENIKNVRENSPNDYVWIGLFNDSWTWSDQSNSSFRYWSLNKPSKDLKCTAVNVSDQLYWSDVDCTENLPFICHHENKFVLIKQNLTWKEALRYCRNNHYDLVSVLTQEMQLWVKEVARNASTEHVWLGLRHTCTLGSWYWVTGETICFQDWALGNGTGFENCTNEERTGAVQSGGEQQWISLPQSNTLNFICSNY